A stretch of Paludisphaera borealis DNA encodes these proteins:
- a CDS encoding exo-beta-N-acetylmuramidase NamZ domain-containing protein, translating into MKPSAAGPFATWLFVGLGVLGLGEARAQDAPAATPTADAGGIGFDADRLHRLDAAVEAALAQAKLPGAVVLVGRGDRIGYVKAFGRRAVQPAEQPMTRDTIFDMASLTKPVATATSVMILIDEGKIRLSDRLIKFLPEFDNHGKGQITIEHLLRHRAGLMPDNAIGDYKDGPEEAWKKLAALSLDFRPGERFVYSDVGFEILGRLVEKVSGQTLDQFARERIYQPAGMTDAHFRPTAGDASKWPNVDRIAPTEPAEPGQPVLRGAVHDPRSRALGGVAGHAGLFATADDLSALARTLLNKGVAPSGKRILSPLAVRMMLDTGDTPPSQRRGLGWDVETDFSSPRGELFGPSSFGHTGFTGTSIWIDPETRAYVIILTSRLHPDNKAGSTTPLRRMVATLAAAAVTDLPAPAPKPAPPVLAARRAPILSVKCGIDVLASRDFAPLRGRRVGLITNHTGQAADGRSTIDVLFHAPEVKLVRLFSPEHGVRGALDVEKIANDVDEATKLPIVSLYEGKKRKPSTDDLADLDVLVYDIQDIGVRYYTYISTLGLVLEAAKSAGKKVVVLDRPNPIGGLGVGGPVRDDDQESFIAYHSIPIRHGMTVGELAKLYNTERKIEADLEVVPCEGWTRDATYDRTGLRWVNPSPNMRSLTEALLYPGVGWLEATNLATGRGTDTPFERVGAPWIKPAEWAKALNDASIPGSRFVPIEFVPSERQYKGERCGGVQILVVDWSTFDPIKLGLGLASTLRKGYKDQWKPDRLQPMLADHATYQAILDGKTAGRIEGLWVQELADFAEVRDRYLIYPE; encoded by the coding sequence GTGAAACCATCGGCAGCCGGACCGTTTGCAACATGGTTGTTCGTGGGGCTTGGGGTTCTCGGCCTCGGCGAGGCCCGCGCTCAGGACGCTCCCGCCGCGACTCCGACGGCCGACGCGGGCGGTATCGGCTTCGACGCCGACCGTCTCCATCGCCTCGACGCGGCCGTTGAGGCCGCTCTGGCCCAGGCCAAGCTCCCTGGCGCGGTGGTCCTCGTCGGCCGAGGCGACCGGATCGGCTACGTCAAGGCGTTCGGCCGCCGGGCCGTCCAGCCGGCCGAACAGCCGATGACGCGCGACACGATCTTCGACATGGCCTCGCTCACCAAACCGGTCGCCACGGCGACGTCGGTCATGATCCTGATCGACGAGGGCAAGATCCGGCTCTCCGACCGGCTCATCAAGTTCCTCCCCGAATTCGACAACCACGGCAAGGGCCAGATCACGATCGAGCACCTGTTGCGCCACCGCGCCGGCCTCATGCCCGACAACGCGATCGGCGACTACAAGGACGGACCGGAAGAAGCCTGGAAGAAGCTCGCCGCGCTGAGCCTCGACTTCCGGCCGGGCGAGCGGTTCGTCTACTCCGACGTCGGTTTCGAGATCCTCGGCCGGTTGGTCGAGAAGGTCTCGGGCCAGACGCTCGACCAGTTCGCCCGCGAGCGGATCTACCAGCCGGCCGGAATGACCGACGCCCATTTCCGCCCCACGGCCGGCGACGCCTCGAAATGGCCGAACGTCGACCGGATCGCCCCCACCGAGCCCGCCGAGCCGGGCCAGCCCGTGCTCCGAGGGGCGGTTCACGACCCGCGATCCCGGGCGCTCGGCGGCGTGGCCGGTCACGCGGGCCTGTTCGCGACGGCCGACGACCTGTCCGCCCTCGCCCGGACGCTGCTCAACAAGGGAGTCGCGCCGTCCGGCAAGCGGATTTTGAGCCCGCTCGCGGTGCGGATGATGCTCGACACAGGCGACACGCCGCCCAGCCAGCGCCGGGGGCTGGGCTGGGACGTCGAGACCGATTTCAGCAGCCCGCGCGGCGAGCTGTTCGGCCCGTCCAGCTTCGGCCACACCGGGTTCACCGGCACCAGCATCTGGATCGACCCCGAGACCCGCGCCTACGTCATCATCCTCACGAGCCGGCTCCACCCCGACAACAAGGCCGGCTCGACGACCCCGCTGCGCAGGATGGTCGCCACGCTGGCCGCCGCCGCCGTGACCGATCTCCCGGCCCCCGCCCCCAAGCCCGCGCCGCCGGTTTTGGCCGCTCGCCGCGCGCCGATCCTGTCGGTCAAGTGCGGGATCGACGTCCTCGCGAGCCGGGATTTCGCCCCGCTGCGCGGCCGCCGGGTCGGGCTGATCACGAACCACACGGGGCAGGCGGCCGACGGCCGATCGACGATCGACGTGCTATTCCACGCCCCCGAGGTCAAGCTCGTCCGGCTGTTCAGCCCCGAGCACGGCGTCCGAGGCGCGCTGGACGTCGAGAAGATCGCCAACGACGTCGACGAAGCGACCAAGCTGCCGATCGTCAGCCTCTACGAAGGCAAGAAGCGCAAGCCCAGCACCGATGACCTGGCCGACCTCGACGTCCTCGTCTACGACATCCAGGACATCGGCGTCCGCTATTACACGTACATATCGACTCTCGGGCTCGTGCTCGAAGCCGCCAAGAGCGCCGGGAAGAAGGTGGTCGTGCTCGACCGCCCCAACCCGATCGGCGGGCTCGGCGTGGGGGGGCCGGTGCGGGACGACGACCAGGAATCGTTCATCGCCTACCACTCGATCCCGATCCGCCACGGGATGACCGTCGGCGAGCTGGCCAAGCTCTACAACACCGAACGAAAGATCGAGGCCGACCTCGAAGTCGTCCCGTGCGAGGGCTGGACGCGGGACGCGACCTACGACCGCACCGGCCTGCGCTGGGTCAATCCGTCGCCGAACATGCGGAGCCTCACCGAAGCCTTGCTCTATCCCGGCGTCGGCTGGCTGGAGGCGACCAACCTGGCGACCGGACGCGGCACCGACACCCCGTTCGAACGCGTCGGCGCCCCCTGGATCAAGCCGGCGGAGTGGGCCAAGGCCCTCAACGACGCCTCGATCCCCGGCTCGCGGTTCGTGCCGATCGAGTTCGTCCCCAGCGAGCGGCAATACAAGGGCGAGCGCTGCGGAGGCGTGCAGATCCTGGTCGTCGACTGGTCGACGTTCGACCCGATCAAGCTGGGTCTCGGCCTCGCCTCGACCCTGCGCAAGGGCTACAAAGACCAGTGGAAGCCGGACCGCCTTCAGCCCATGCTCGCCGACCACGCCACCTACCAGGCCATCCTTGACGGTAAGACCGCCGGGCGGATCGAGGGCCTCTGGGTGCAAGAACTCGCCGACTTCGCCGAGGTCCGCGACCGTTATTTGATCTACCCGGAATGA
- a CDS encoding DUF1559 domain-containing protein, with protein sequence MFSCLHSSKRKAFTLIELLVVIAIIAVLIALLLPAVQSAREAARRAQCTNNLKQIGLGLANYESAQGTYPPGSIRNGGGASQDCAVPRRHTFFAFILPQMEQASIYNAINFMVPSLDSASPYGVGSANGAAMNSTAYNSAVSSYICPSDGLSRSYPKNVAGRSQSSYGGSLGNKDVMHWWNGCPTSGSPTIESDGMFNADYNYPVSAVTDGLSNTLFVGETSKFKNDADGDWFYQWTQDAWYGSNVGPGVSRIFAFATTVAKPNSQVLIPEPGGDSTYYADWDLNPALQLQNMGQWGFRSMHPGGVNFLFGDGSVHFIKDSIEVVGAPNPSNGQLTAGVYRKLATRGRGEIVSSDAY encoded by the coding sequence ATGTTCTCATGCTTGCATTCGTCCAAACGAAAAGCCTTCACGCTGATTGAGCTTCTGGTCGTCATCGCCATCATCGCCGTCTTGATCGCCCTCTTGCTTCCGGCCGTGCAATCGGCCCGCGAGGCCGCCCGTCGCGCTCAGTGCACGAACAACCTCAAGCAGATCGGCCTGGGCCTGGCCAACTACGAGAGCGCCCAGGGGACCTACCCGCCGGGCTCGATCCGCAACGGCGGCGGTGCCAGCCAGGATTGCGCCGTGCCCCGCCGCCACACGTTCTTCGCCTTCATCCTGCCGCAGATGGAGCAGGCCTCCATCTACAACGCCATCAACTTCATGGTCCCCTCGCTCGACTCCGCGTCCCCCTACGGCGTCGGGTCGGCGAACGGCGCGGCGATGAACAGCACGGCCTACAATTCGGCCGTGAGCTCCTACATCTGCCCGTCGGACGGGCTGTCGCGATCCTATCCCAAGAACGTCGCCGGTCGCTCCCAGTCCTCTTATGGTGGATCGCTGGGCAACAAGGACGTCATGCACTGGTGGAACGGCTGTCCCACTTCCGGCTCCCCCACCATCGAGTCCGACGGCATGTTCAACGCCGATTACAACTACCCCGTCTCGGCCGTGACGGACGGCCTGAGCAACACGCTGTTCGTCGGTGAGACCTCCAAATTCAAGAACGACGCCGACGGCGATTGGTTCTACCAGTGGACTCAAGACGCCTGGTACGGCTCGAACGTCGGCCCCGGCGTCAGCCGGATCTTCGCCTTCGCCACCACGGTGGCCAAGCCCAACTCCCAGGTGCTGATCCCCGAGCCGGGCGGCGATTCCACCTATTACGCCGATTGGGACCTGAACCCCGCCCTCCAGCTCCAGAACATGGGGCAGTGGGGTTTCCGGAGCATGCATCCGGGCGGGGTGAACTTCCTGTTCGGCGACGGCAGCGTCCACTTCATCAAGGACTCGATCGAGGTCGTCGGGGCCCCGAATCCCTCGAACGGCCAGCTCACCGCGGGCGTCTATCGCAAGCTCGCCACCCGTGGGCGGGGCGAAATCGTCAGCTCGGACGCCTATTGA
- a CDS encoding YggS family pyridoxal phosphate-dependent enzyme — protein sequence MNSDRIRDNLLSVHDRIAVAARRVGRRPESVSLVAVTKKWPVELIRPLIEAGARDLGENYPQELWRKVEALADAPGPLRWHLIGHLQGNKARRTLPLVRAIHAVDSLKLLRTLDELAAEFSDPPVVCLQVNTSGEEAKHGWSDDAILADAEAIAACQRIRVVGLMTMAAWGTDAESARPSFVRLRAVRDALAIRSGLALPELSMGMSNDFETAVEEGATLVRVGSALLEGVDA from the coding sequence ATGAACAGCGATCGGATTCGCGACAACCTTCTCTCTGTCCACGACCGCATCGCCGTAGCGGCCCGGCGCGTCGGCCGGCGCCCGGAATCGGTTTCGCTGGTGGCGGTCACCAAGAAGTGGCCCGTCGAGCTGATCCGTCCCTTGATCGAGGCGGGCGCCCGCGACCTCGGCGAGAACTACCCCCAGGAACTCTGGCGGAAGGTCGAGGCCCTCGCCGACGCCCCCGGGCCGCTCCGATGGCACCTGATCGGCCACCTTCAGGGCAACAAGGCCAGGCGAACCCTGCCGCTCGTGCGTGCGATTCATGCGGTCGATTCGCTCAAGCTGCTGCGGACGCTCGACGAGCTGGCGGCCGAGTTTTCCGACCCGCCGGTCGTCTGCCTCCAGGTCAACACCTCGGGCGAGGAGGCCAAGCACGGTTGGTCGGACGACGCGATCCTGGCCGACGCCGAGGCGATCGCCGCATGTCAGCGGATTCGGGTCGTCGGCCTGATGACCATGGCCGCGTGGGGGACGGACGCCGAGTCGGCCCGGCCCTCGTTCGTCCGGCTCCGAGCCGTTCGCGACGCCCTCGCGATCCGTTCCGGCCTCGCCTTGCCCGAACTTTCGATGGGGATGTCGAACGACTTCGAGACGGCCGTCGAGGAAGGCGCGACGCTGGTCCGCGTCGGCTCGGCGCTGCTGGAAGGGGTCGACGCATGA
- a CDS encoding DUF167 domain-containing protein — MIELTQAKNGVIVPVNAQPGARRNAIVGERAGAIRVAVTAAPDKGKANAAILELLAEALECRPSEIGLVSGETARQKRVLLVGLTVDEAARRIARALPASEPSSPAAGSS; from the coding sequence ATGATCGAGTTGACGCAGGCCAAGAACGGCGTGATCGTCCCCGTGAACGCCCAGCCCGGCGCCCGCCGCAACGCGATCGTCGGCGAGCGCGCCGGGGCGATCCGCGTGGCCGTGACCGCCGCCCCCGACAAGGGCAAGGCGAACGCGGCGATCCTCGAACTGCTGGCCGAGGCGCTCGAATGCCGGCCGTCGGAAATCGGCCTCGTCTCGGGCGAGACCGCGCGGCAGAAGCGCGTGCTCCTCGTCGGCTTGACCGTCGACGAGGCCGCCCGCCGGATCGCCAGAGCCCTGCCCGCTTCCGAGCCGTCGTCGCCCGCCGCCGGCTCGTCCTGA
- the aroA gene encoding 3-phosphoshikimate 1-carboxyvinyltransferase translates to MPAYPAELVVETWTGAPPEASVRVPGSKSLTNRALIVAALAHGPSRLTGALDSDDTRVMVDALKALGIAVEHDRDAALITIEGCNGRFPVDKADLFVGNSGTTLRFLTAALAVGKGSYRIDGVPRMRQRPVSDLLQALNGLGSNAKSELGTGCPPVVMEADGLDGGWAFVRGDVSSQFLSGLLMALPYSREETVVEVEGTLVSQPYIAMTLDVMRAFGVDPSNRKNRRFVVHPALYQGREYRIEPDASAASYFFALAAITGGSITVEGLDEATVQGDLDFVDVLEHMGCTVRREAGKTTVIGGPLRAVDVDMNAISDTVMTLAVVALFADGITRIRNVGHIRHKETDRINALAVELRKLGAVVDEHPDGLVIQPPSPSEWKAASIATYDDHRMAMSFALAGLKIPGVTILDPGCVAKTYPGFWDDLAAVRTKA, encoded by the coding sequence ATGCCTGCATACCCTGCCGAGCTTGTCGTTGAAACCTGGACCGGCGCGCCTCCCGAGGCGAGCGTCCGCGTGCCCGGCTCGAAGAGTCTGACCAACCGGGCGCTGATCGTCGCCGCCCTGGCCCACGGGCCGAGCCGGCTGACTGGCGCGCTCGACAGCGACGACACCCGCGTCATGGTCGACGCCTTGAAGGCGCTCGGGATCGCCGTCGAGCACGACCGCGACGCGGCGCTTATCACGATCGAGGGCTGTAACGGCCGGTTCCCCGTCGACAAGGCCGACCTGTTCGTCGGCAACTCGGGGACGACCCTGCGGTTTCTGACCGCCGCGCTGGCCGTCGGAAAAGGCTCGTACCGGATCGACGGCGTGCCGCGAATGCGCCAGCGGCCGGTCTCGGACCTGCTCCAGGCGCTCAACGGCCTGGGATCGAACGCGAAGAGCGAGTTGGGGACCGGCTGCCCGCCCGTTGTGATGGAGGCCGACGGCCTCGACGGCGGCTGGGCGTTCGTCCGCGGCGACGTTTCCAGCCAGTTCCTCAGCGGCCTGCTGATGGCTTTGCCGTACTCCAGGGAGGAGACGGTCGTCGAGGTCGAGGGGACGCTCGTCTCCCAGCCTTACATCGCCATGACCCTGGACGTGATGCGCGCCTTCGGCGTCGACCCGAGCAATCGCAAGAACCGCCGGTTCGTCGTCCACCCCGCGCTTTATCAGGGTCGCGAATACCGCATCGAGCCCGACGCCTCGGCCGCCAGCTACTTCTTCGCGCTGGCCGCGATCACCGGCGGTTCGATCACCGTCGAAGGGCTCGACGAGGCGACCGTCCAGGGCGACCTGGATTTCGTCGATGTGCTCGAACACATGGGCTGCACGGTCCGTCGTGAAGCGGGGAAAACGACCGTGATCGGCGGGCCGCTACGGGCGGTCGACGTCGACATGAACGCGATCAGCGATACGGTGATGACTCTGGCGGTCGTTGCCCTCTTCGCCGACGGCATCACCCGGATTCGGAACGTCGGCCACATCCGCCACAAGGAGACCGACCGCATCAACGCCCTGGCCGTCGAGCTGCGCAAGCTCGGGGCCGTGGTCGACGAACACCCCGACGGCCTGGTCATCCAACCGCCGTCGCCCTCGGAATGGAAAGCAGCCTCCATCGCCACCTACGACGACCACCGGATGGCCATGTCGTTCGCGCTCGCCGGCCTGAAGATCCCCGGCGTGACGATTCTCGACCCCGGTTGCGTCGCCAAGACCTACCCAGGGTTCTGGGACGACCTGGCGGCGGTGCGGACGAAAGCCTAA
- the aspS gene encoding aspartate--tRNA ligase, with amino-acid sequence MLLKRTHTCGELTKEHVGQAVALNGWVDAWRDFGGLVFIDIRDRYGVTQVVFEPEAGAELQAQARELRNEYVVGIRGTVAARLPGKENPKLKTGAVEVRAVELVVYNASPTPPFEINGPEPNEELRLKYRFLDLRRPELQRVFILRHEIGQLMRKVMTDMNFLEVETPVLGRSTPEGARDFLVPSRVHPSHYYALPQSPQLYKQLLMVSGFDRYFQIARCFRDEDLRATRQPEFTQLDVEMSFVEDYDVMTMMETLVAAMAKQFGGEELKLPLYRIEYHDAMERFGNDRPDLRYALELKDVADIAEETEFRVFQQAKEAGYRIRGICAPGGGQAYSRKDLDGLTEFAGSFGAKGLVWLKVEAETFAGPTAKFFKPEVQAKLRERFDAKAGDLILIVADTQAVTSQSLTNLRSRLAAELKLYDPKTFHYSWVIHFPLLAWDAEEGRYAAEHHPFTMPMVEDLHLLDTDPAKVRAQAYDLVINGEEAGGGTIRVHDPVIQSKIFALLGLSPEEAEEKFGFLLSALRNGAPPHGGIALGYDRLVMLYAGLTNIRDCIAFPKTAKGTDLMTGAPGTVAPRQLKELHIRPALD; translated from the coding sequence ATGCTGCTGAAACGAACGCATACTTGCGGGGAATTGACGAAGGAGCACGTCGGCCAGGCCGTTGCGCTCAACGGCTGGGTCGACGCCTGGCGCGACTTCGGGGGCCTGGTCTTCATCGACATTCGCGACCGCTACGGCGTGACGCAGGTCGTCTTCGAGCCCGAGGCCGGCGCTGAGCTGCAAGCCCAGGCGCGCGAGCTGCGCAACGAATACGTGGTCGGGATTCGCGGGACCGTCGCCGCTCGACTGCCGGGCAAGGAAAACCCCAAGCTCAAGACCGGAGCCGTCGAGGTCCGGGCGGTCGAGCTGGTCGTCTACAACGCCTCGCCGACGCCCCCGTTCGAGATCAACGGCCCCGAGCCCAACGAGGAGTTGCGGCTCAAGTACCGGTTCCTCGACCTCCGCCGCCCCGAGCTTCAGCGCGTGTTCATCCTCCGCCATGAGATCGGCCAGCTCATGCGGAAGGTCATGACCGACATGAACTTCCTCGAAGTCGAGACGCCGGTCCTGGGCCGGAGCACGCCCGAAGGCGCCCGCGACTTCCTGGTCCCCAGCCGGGTCCATCCCAGCCATTACTACGCGCTGCCGCAGTCGCCGCAGCTCTACAAGCAGCTCCTGATGGTCTCGGGCTTCGACCGCTACTTCCAGATCGCGCGATGCTTCCGCGACGAAGACTTGCGCGCCACCCGCCAGCCCGAGTTCACGCAGCTCGACGTCGAGATGTCGTTCGTCGAAGACTACGACGTCATGACGATGATGGAAACGCTGGTCGCGGCCATGGCCAAGCAGTTCGGCGGCGAGGAGCTGAAGCTGCCGCTGTACCGGATCGAGTACCACGATGCGATGGAGCGGTTCGGCAACGACCGGCCGGACCTCCGGTACGCGCTGGAGCTGAAGGACGTCGCCGACATCGCCGAGGAGACCGAGTTCCGCGTCTTCCAGCAGGCCAAGGAGGCCGGCTACCGGATTCGAGGCATCTGCGCCCCCGGCGGCGGCCAGGCGTACAGCCGCAAGGACCTGGACGGCCTCACCGAGTTCGCCGGCTCGTTCGGAGCCAAGGGCCTGGTCTGGCTCAAGGTCGAGGCCGAGACCTTCGCCGGGCCGACCGCCAAGTTCTTCAAGCCCGAGGTTCAGGCGAAGCTTCGCGAACGGTTCGACGCCAAGGCCGGCGACTTGATCCTGATCGTCGCCGACACCCAGGCGGTGACCAGTCAGTCGCTCACGAACCTCCGCTCCCGGCTCGCCGCCGAGCTGAAGCTGTACGACCCCAAGACGTTCCACTACTCGTGGGTCATCCACTTCCCGCTGCTGGCCTGGGACGCCGAAGAAGGACGCTACGCCGCCGAGCATCACCCGTTCACCATGCCGATGGTCGAAGACCTGCACTTGCTCGACACCGATCCCGCCAAGGTCCGCGCCCAGGCGTACGACCTGGTCATTAATGGCGAAGAGGCGGGCGGCGGCACGATCCGCGTCCACGATCCGGTCATCCAGTCGAAGATCTTCGCCCTGCTCGGCCTCTCACCCGAAGAAGCCGAAGAGAAGTTCGGCTTCCTGCTGAGCGCCCTGCGCAACGGCGCCCCGCCGCACGGCGGCATCGCCCTGGGCTACGACCGCCTGGTGATGCTCTACGCCGGCCTGACCAACATCCGCGACTGCATCGCCTTCCCCAAGACCGCCAAGGGGACCGACCTGATGACCGGCGCCCCCGGAACCGTCGCGCCGCGCCAGCTCAAGGAACTGCACATCCGCCCGGCTCTGGACTGA